The genomic stretch CACACCCAGTCCCCGAAGCCGTCGAACCCGCCGAAGACCAAGCCCGACCCGAAGCCGGCCCCCCAACCGGACCCGAAGCCCAGCAAGCCCGGCGGCAGTGGCACTCCCAGCCCGAAGCCGCCTGTTCCGCCGACGCCTCCGCAGACCCCCACCGACACGGTGGACCACCTGGCGGACGCGGACACCGCACAGCTCACCGCGATGGCCGGTCACGCCTTCACCGAGCGGATCGGCACCCGCGCCGAGACCAAGGCCGACAAGTCCGTCGCCAAGGTCCGGATCAGGTTCACGATCAGCGGGGACACCGACGCCACCTTCACCGGCGGCGAGACCGTGGCCACGGTCACCACCGACGCCCAGGGCGTCGCCCTCGCACCGGCGCTTCAAGCGGGCGAGAAGACCGGCGACTTCAAGGTCACCGCCACCGTCGTGGGCCGCTCGGTCAAGGGCGCCGACTACACCGCCACCGTCACCGAGCGCGTCGCCGACACCCTGACGCGCACCAGCGACACCCCGCTGACCTGCACCCCTGGCGGCGAGTTCGCCGACCAGGTCCAGGTGAAGGCGACATACAAGGGCGCCGTCGCGGACAAGGTGGCGGCCACCGCCACTCTGATCAAGTCGTCGCGCGACACCAGCGAGAACGACAAGGGCCCCTACTTCAAGGACAAGGACGGCAAGCCCGTACGCACCCTCGACGGTCTGCAGACGGACGCCAAGGGCCTGCTCACGCTGCCCAAGCTGTACGCGGACGACAACACCGGCACCTTCCTGCTCCGCATCACCACGGCCGGTGGCACGACGCTGACCGTCGAGCTGAAGGTCGCCGCCGACGACACCTCGGCGAGCCCGTCCCCGAGCCCGTCCGCCTCCTCCTGACACCACACGCACCGGCAGGGCGCCCTCTCCGCACCGGCGGGGAGGGCGCCCTCGTTCGTCCGTGCACCGCTGTTCTCATCTCACCCGCCCGTTGCTACGGTGCCAGACCTGACGCTCCATCAGGAAACTTGGGACACAGACCGTTCGCCGGGAGGCCCGTATGCGCGCCCTGATCGCCGCCGCGACCGGTCTCGCCCTCGCGCTCGCCCTGGTCCTGGCGATGACCGCCATGGGTACGCCGTCGGGCCGTACGTCCCCCAAGCCGCTGCTGTCGACGGTGCCCACGCACCCGTAGCGCCGTAGCCGCGCCCGTCCGGGAAGGAGGCCTGCAATGCGCCGCAAGGCAAGCCTGGTCCTGCTCGCCTGCGCCGTCTTCTGCGCGGCGCTGTCCCCGCTCATGCGCTGGTACGCCTTCCCGCGCCTGGCCAGGATCCCCGCGAATCAGTACCAGGTCATGGTTCTGGAGGCCAAGGGCGCCACCCTCCTCGACTACGGCACGATGCGCGCGCGGAAGGTCTCCAAGGTCACCATCGTGGAGACCCTCAAAGGCAACGTGGAGGCCGCGAAGAAGATCGAGAAGACGGCGGGGCGGCCGGTCGTGGTCTGGGACAGCCTCTCCTACGTCCAGGGCCCCGACGGCAAGATGGTCTCCCGCGTCCCCGAGCGCTACATCTTCGACGCCCACAGCCAGGACCCCGTGCACGCCACCGGCGAGATGGTCGACGGCGACCCGGTCAGCCGCGGGGGCATCGAGTTCAAGTGGCCCTTCCTGACGCAGAAACGCGACTACGAGTACTTCGACGCGCAGACCCGTACCACCAGCCCCATCCGCTACAAGGGCACGCAGACGTTCCGTGGCCTGAAGGTCTACTACTTCGAACAGACCATCCCCTGGACCAAGGTCCCCATGCCGAAGACGATGCCCGTCCAGGGCATCACACCGGAATCGGTCGCCAAGACGGGCACCACCCGCTGGTACAGCACCGTCCGCAGGTTCTGGGTCGAACCGGTCACCGGCGCGCCCGTCTACGGCGAGGAGCTCCACAAGGAGGAACTGCGCGGCGGCACCCTGCTCGGCGGCCGAGCCGGCGTCACGGCGTTCGCCGGGGACGTGAAGATGCGCGAGGACTACATCGAGCACACGGTCGCCCTGGTCAAGCACAACCGCACCCTGGTCCTGATGCTCACCTCGTACGTCCCCTGGGGCTCCCTGATCCTCGGCCTGCTCCTCCTCGCTCTCTCCCTCTACCTGGAGGCCCGCGCCCGGCGCCCCGGGGACCCGGCTCCCGAGGAGGCGACGCAGCCCGAACCGGTCAGCGCCTGAGCCGTGCGTTGGTGTGCCGGGTGGGCTCGGCGGTCGCCGGGTCCTCGGGCCACGGATGCTTCGGATACCGCCCGCGCAGTTCCGCCCGTACGCCCTTGTAGCCGACCTTCCAGAAGGAGGCGAGGTCGGCGGTGACGGCGGCGGGCCGCCCGGCGGGCGAGAGCAGATGGACGAGCAACGGCACCCCCGCCACGGCCGGCGTCTGCGCCAGCCCGAACATCTCCTGGAGCTTCACCGCCAGCACCGGCCGCTCCGGGTCCCGATAGTCGATCCGGATTCTGGACCCACTCGGTACGGTGATCCGCTCGGGCGCCAGCTCGTCCAGCCGGCCGGCTTCCCCGCCGGCCCAGGGCAGCAGCCGAGCGAGCGCCTGCCCGGCGTCGATCCGGCCGAGATCCGCCCGTTGCCGAGCCCGGCCCAGCTCCGGCTCCAGCCATTCGTCCACGCGCGCGTGGAGCGCATCGTCGGACACATCCGGCCACGGCTCCCCGAGATGCGCCCGCAGGAATGCCAGCCGCTGGCGCAGCATCCCGGCCTCCGGCGTCCACCGCAGCAGCCCGAGCCCTTCCTGCCGGAGGCCTTCGAGGAGGGCAGCGCGTACGAGCGCCGGATCGGCGTCCTTCAGAGGCCGTACGGCCAGCTCGATGGCGCCCAGACGTTCGACATGCCGGGCTACGACGTCCCCGTCGGCCCAGTGCACCTCGTCCCGCTCGCCGAGCAGGGCCCCGGCGGCGGCGAGCGCCACGCTCTCCTCCACGGCAGCTCCGAGCCGCACGCGCGCGTGCCCCTTCCCGGCGGGCCGGTCGGCGACGGCGACGACGATCCAGGGAGCGCCTCGCAGAGCGGACCCGTCGGACAGCTCGGCCCGGGTGCCGGACGCCATCAGGTACGACCCGCCGTCGAGCCTGGCGACACGCTCGGGGAAGGCGAGCGCGGCGACGAACCCGGCGAGCCGCTCATCACCGGTGCCCGGCCCGACCCCAGGGGCACCTTCTATCCGACAGTCACCGGCGGGCGGGTGGGAAACCTCCTTGGAGGCGGTCCGCAGCCGCCGCACTTCGGCAGACCACCGCGCAGCGTAGGCGTCACCCTCACGCCGCGCACGGCGCAACGCACCGGCGAGATCATCTCCGTAATCCCGCGGCACCTCTTCAGAGAGCAGGGCGACAACCTCCGCACCCCCGCCGGTCGTATCCAACAAGGCCCGCCCCAGCCGGGGGTGCACTCCAAGTCGAGCCAGCCGCACACCGACCGACGTGGCCCTACCGACGGAGTCCACCGCCCCCACCGCCGTCAGCGCGGAGCGCGCCGCCGCCATCGCCCCGCCCGGCGGAGGATCGAGCAACGCCAGCCCGGAGGCGTCCGGATCGCCCCAGCAAGCCGCCTGCAAGGCAAACGCGGTCAGGTCGGCCACCTTGATCTCCGGCGCCGGAAACGCCGGCAGACGCCCGTCCTCGGCCTCCGCCCAGCACCGGTACACCGTCCCCGGCGCCTCTCGCCCGGCCCGCCCCGCACGCTGCCGCCCTGCCGCCCGCGACGCCCGTACCGTCGTCAGCCCGCTCAGCCCGCGCGCGTGGTCCACCCGCGGCTCCCGTGCGAGCCCCGAGTCCACCACCACCCCCACCCCGGGCACCGTCAGCGAGGACTCCGCCACCGAGGTCGCCAGCACCACCCGGCGCCGCGCCCCGGGCGCCAGCACCGCGTCCTGCACGGCGGCCGGTGCCCGCCCGTGCACCTGCAGCACGTCGATGTCGCCGAGTCCGCCCAGCTGCCCCGCCACGCGCGCGATCTCGCCCACGCCGGGCAGGAAGCACAACACGTCGCCGTCCCGCTCGGCCAGCGCCCGCCGCACCACCGAGGCCACATGCGCCAGCAGCGCCGGATCGACGCGCATCCCGTGCGGCGGCCGTACCGGACGCACCGGAGGCGCCCACACCACCTCCAGCGGATGCGCGACGCCGTCCGCCTCGACCACCGGCGCCCCGCCCAGCAGCTGCGCCCAGCCCTGCGCGTCCGTCGTCGCCGACGCGGCCACCAGCCGCAGCTCCGGCCGCAGCGCCTGCCGTACATCCCACAGGAACGCGGCCGCCGTGTCGGCGTCCAGATGCCGCTCATGGCACTCGTCGAGAACGACGACGTCGACGCCGGGCAGCTCCTGGTCCCGTTGCAGCCGCTGCAGCAGCACGCCGGTCGTCACGACCTCCACGCGCGTGTGCCGCCCCCCGGCCCGCTCGCCGCGCACCGTGAAGCCCACGCTCTCGCCGGGCTTCTCACCGAGCAGCCACGCCATCCGGCGGGCCGCCGCCCGTGCCGCGATCCGGCGCGGCTCNNNNNNNNNNNNNNNNNNNNNNNNNNNNNNNNNNNNNNNNNNNNNNNNNNNNNNNNNNNNNNNNNNNNNNNNNNNNNNNNNNNNNNNNNNNNNNNNNNNNNNNNNNNNNNNNNNNNNNNNNNNNNNNNNNNNNNNNNNNNNNNNNNNNNNNNNNNNNNNNNNNNNNNNNNNNNNNNNNNNNNNNNNNNNNNNNNNNNNNNNNNNNNNNNNNNNNNNNNNNNNNNNNNNNNNNNNNNNNNNNNNNNNNNNNNNNNNNNNNNNNNNNNNNNNNNNNNNNNNNNNNNNNNNNNNNNNNNNNNNNNNNNNNNNNNNNNNNNNNNNNNNNNNNNNNNNNNNNNNNNNNNNNNNNNNNNNNNNNNNNNNNNNNNNNNNNNNNNNNNNNNNNNNNNNNNNNNNNNNNNNNNNNNNNNNNNNNNNNNNNNNNNNNNNNNNNNNNNNNNNNNNNNNNNNNNNNNNNNNNNNNNNNNNNNNNNNNNNNNNNNNNNNNNNNNNNNNNNNNNNNNNNNNNNNNNNNNNNNNNNNNNNNNNNNNNNNNNNNNNNNNNNNNNNNNNNNNNNNNNNNNNNNNNNNNNNNNNNNNNNNNNNNNNNNNNNNNNNNNNNNNNNNNNNNNNNNNNNNNNNNNNNNNNNNNNNNNNNNNNNNNNNNNNNNNNNNNNNNNNNNNNNNNNNNNNNNNNNNNNNNNNNNNNNNNNNNNNNNNNNNNNNNNNNNNNNNNNNNNNNNNNNNNNNNNNNNNNNNNNNNNNNNNNNNNNNNNNNNNNNNNNNNNNNNNNNNNNNNNNNNNNNNNNNNNNNNNNNNNNNNNNNNNNNNNNNNNNNNNNNNNNNNNNNNNNNNNNNNNNNNNNNNNNNNNNNNNNNNNNNNCGTCTTGCCGGTGCCGGGCGGCGCCACGAGCACGGCGGTGCCGGCGCTCTCCAGGGCATCGGCGAGGGCGGGCAGGGCGGAGCGCACGGGCAGCGCGTCCAGGGCGTCGTAACGGATCACGTCCCCAGTGTCGTACGACGGCGAAAACCGCCCCCACGCGCGCGTGGGCGCCGGCGCCGGCTCAGTCGCGCTCGCACACGAAGACGGCCGTACCCGGGATCAGGCTCCCGCGCAGCGGCGACCAGCCGCCCCACTCCGAGGTGTTCCAGGACGGCCACTCCGGCTCCACCAGGTCCACCAGCCGGAAGCCGGACGCGACGATGTCCCGGACGCGGTCGCCGAGCGTCCTGTGGTGTTCGACGTAGACCGCGCGGCCCTCCTCGTCCTGCTCCACGTACGGCGTGCGGTCGAAGTAGGACGAGGACACCGACAGGCCCTCGGGGCCCGGCTCGTCCGGGAACGCCCAGCGGATCGGATGCGTCACCGAGAACACGAACCGGCCACCCGGCCGCAGCACCCGGCGCACCTCGCGCAACACCAGCCGCGGGTCCGCGACGAACGGCAGCGCTCCGTATGCCGAGCAGGCCAGGTCGAAGGAGCTGTCCGCGAAGGGCAGCGCGCCGGCGTCCGCGCAGACCAGGGGAAACGATCCGCCGATTCGCAGGGCGTGCTGCAGCTGGCGGTGCGACAGGTCCAGCGCCACCGGGCGGGCGCCCTGGGCGGCCAGCCAGCGCGCGCACTGCGCCGCGCCCGCGCCGAGCTCCAGGACGTCCTTGCCCTTCAGCTCCTCCGGCGGGCCGAGCAGCTCGGCCTCCACCTCGTCCAGGCCCTCCGGGCCCCAAACGAAGCGGTCGTCGCCGAGGAACGTGCCGTGCTCGCTCTGGTACTCGTCCGCGTTGCGGTCCCACCAGCCCCGATTGGCCCGTGAGCTCTCCGCGACGCCGGCATCACGTCGCGTGGCCTCCGGCTCGGACGCCTCGGGTCGTTCGGGCTCGTACGCTTCCGGCTCTTGGATGATCGGCTCCCTCGTCGTACTCTTCCGTCCAACCCTTCAGGGGTCCGCCACGGAAGTGGTCCCGTCGGCCTGCGTGGCCTCAAGGGACGTTTCTTCTGCCGGATATGCAGCGATCTGCCCCGGGTGTGCGCCTTCGCGCATTGACCCTGTCCGGCTGCCCCCGTATGCTACAAGTTGCGCTGCGGGCCTGCGCACCTCAGACGTAGCAGGCTGCGCTCGCATCTGTATGTATGTCCCCTCGGTTTTCGAGGCGCCACCGGGCACCCGGTGTCCATATGGTGGCGCTTCCTTGGCTGTCCGGCTTCTGCAGAGCGAAACGGGCTCCCGGCGTA from Streptomyces roseochromogenus subsp. oscitans DS 12.976 encodes the following:
- a CDS encoding lytic transglycosylase domain-containing protein, which encodes MAAHFGRRLRKGAATTAVAAAAVAALSASQAPGAAGEDHGRQTTVGASAPVPDATSDGNATGNSPYYTDLPPLNSPRPSPSPTTAGTPVATGDAEAGIPATVLDAYKKAEAELRSTKPGCNLPWQLLAAIGKVESDQADGGRVDADGTTIGRILGPALDGNGFALVKDTDHGEYDGNTEYDQAVGPMQFIPSTWAWAGRDGNGDGKKDPNNVYDAALAAGHYLCRNGWDLSREDDLHSAILSYNDSQDYLNTVLSWLEYYRKGTHSVPDGTGSVPGHRSDDGSRHTQSPKPSNPPKTKPDPKPAPQPDPKPSKPGGSGTPSPKPPVPPTPPQTPTDTVDHLADADTAQLTAMAGHAFTERIGTRAETKADKSVAKVRIRFTISGDTDATFTGGETVATVTTDAQGVALAPALQAGEKTGDFKVTATVVGRSVKGADYTATVTERVADTLTRTSDTPLTCTPGGEFADQVQVKATYKGAVADKVAATATLIKSSRDTSENDKGPYFKDKDGKPVRTLDGLQTDAKGLLTLPKLYADDNTGTFLLRITTAGGTTLTVELKVAADDTSASPSPSPSASS
- a CDS encoding SPW_0924 family protein, with product MRALIAAATGLALALALVLAMTAMGTPSGRTSPKPLLSTVPTHP
- a CDS encoding DUF3068 domain-containing protein, with the translated sequence MRRKASLVLLACAVFCAALSPLMRWYAFPRLARIPANQYQVMVLEAKGATLLDYGTMRARKVSKVTIVETLKGNVEAAKKIEKTAGRPVVVWDSLSYVQGPDGKMVSRVPERYIFDAHSQDPVHATGEMVDGDPVSRGGIEFKWPFLTQKRDYEYFDAQTRTTSPIRYKGTQTFRGLKVYYFEQTIPWTKVPMPKTMPVQGITPESVAKTGTTRWYSTVRRFWVEPVTGAPVYGEELHKEELRGGTLLGGRAGVTAFAGDVKMREDYIEHTVALVKHNRTLVLMLTSYVPWGSLILGLLLLALSLYLEARARRPGDPAPEEATQPEPVSA
- the hrpB gene encoding ATP-dependent helicase HrpB, translating into EPRRIAARAAARRMAWLLGEKPGESVGFTVRGERAGGRHTRVEVVTTGVLLQRLQRDQELPGVDVVVLDECHERHLDADTAAAFLWDVRQALRPELRLVAASATTDAQGWAQLLGGAPVVEADGVAHPLEVVWAPPVRPVRPPHGMRVDPALLAHVASVVRRALAERDGDVLCFLPGVGEIARVAGQLGGLGDIDVLQVHGRAPAAVQDAVLAPGARRRVVLATSVAESSLTVPGVGVVVDSGLAREPRVDHARGLSGLTTVRASRAAGRQRAGRAGREAPGTVYRCWAEAEDGRLPAFPAPEIKVADLTAFALQAACWGDPDASGLALLDPPPGGAMAAARSALTAVGAVDSVGRATSVGVRLARLGVHPRLGRALLDTTGGGAEVVALLSEEVPRDYGDDLAGALRRARREGDAYAARWSAEVRRLRTASKEVSHPPAGDCRIEGAPGVGPGTGDERLAGFVAALAFPERVARLDGGSYLMASGTRAELSDGSALRGAPWIVVAVADRPAGKGHARVRLGAAVEESVALAAAGALLGERDEVHWADGDVVARHVERLGAIELAVRPLKDADPALVRAALLEGLRQEGLGLLRWTPEAGMLRQRLAFLRAHLGEPWPDVSDDALHARVDEWLEPELGRARQRADLGRIDAGQALARLLPWAGGEAGRLDELAPERITVPSGSRIRIDYRDPERPVLAVKLQEMFGLAQTPAVAGVPLLVHLLSPAGRPAAVTADLASFWKVGYKGVRAELRGRYPKHPWPEDPATAEPTRHTNARLRR
- a CDS encoding class I SAM-dependent methyltransferase, translating into MIQEPEAYEPERPEASEPEATRRDAGVAESSRANRGWWDRNADEYQSEHGTFLGDDRFVWGPEGLDEVEAELLGPPEELKGKDVLELGAGAAQCARWLAAQGARPVALDLSHRQLQHALRIGGSFPLVCADAGALPFADSSFDLACSAYGALPFVADPRLVLREVRRVLRPGGRFVFSVTHPIRWAFPDEPGPEGLSVSSSYFDRTPYVEQDEEGRAVYVEHHRTLGDRVRDIVASGFRLVDLVEPEWPSWNTSEWGGWSPLRGSLIPGTAVFVCERD